In Ailuropoda melanoleuca isolate Jingjing chromosome X, ASM200744v2, whole genome shotgun sequence, a single genomic region encodes these proteins:
- the NBDY gene encoding negative regulator of P-body association, whose translation MGDQPCASGRSTLPPGNTREIRPPKKRCLLAPRWDYPEGTPNGGSNPLPSAPSPASPGLKSHPPPPEK comes from the coding sequence ATGGGGGACCAACCTTGTGCCTCAGGGAGATCCACGCTCCCACCTGGAAATACGCGGGAAATCAGGCCTCCAAAAAAGCGCTGCCTCCTAGCTCCACGGTGGGATTATCCAGAAGGAACTCCCAACGGAGGTAGTAACCCTCTCCCCTCCGCACCTTCTCCTGCATCACCCGGCCTGAAATCGCACCCTCCTCCTCCAGAGAAGTAG